A window of Candidatus Binataceae bacterium genomic DNA:
AGCTCGGGCATGTGGCGGTTGAGCCGGCGGGCTTGCCTTGCGATTGCGGCGCGCGTGGATGCCTCGAGGCGTATGCGTCGGCATCGGGCATCCGGAAATTGATCGAGCGCCAGCTTGCCTCAGGCCGCCGGCTGCCTCAGCCTTACCTAGATAAGGAAGGGAACTTCAGCGTGCGCGGTCTGACACACGAGGCGCAAAGGGGTGATCGCGTAGCACTCCGCGCCTTCGCGACGGCGGGCCATTACCTGGGCATTGCGATCGCGTCCTTCCTTAATACCTTTAATCCCGATCTGATCGTGGTCGGCGGCGGGGTCGCCGGCGCACTGCGATTCATGCGGCGCACGATGCGCGCGCAAGTTCGTGCCCGTGCTTTCGCCGCGATCGCAGCTGACGCGCGAATCGTGCGCGCCGCACTTGGTCCGACCGGCGGAGTGGTAGGGGCTGCGTACGCCGCCCTTCATCCCGCAACCCGACCGGCATCGTAAGCACCTCGAATCAGCCGAGTGGCTAGCTATAAGCAAGTTTTACAAGACCAAGCTGGCGACGTGGTCCGCTGGTGGGCCCTCGTTATACAGCAAATAGTATGGAAAAAGAGCCGGGTCCGGCCAACTAGCTCTTTTTTCGTAAGCGGCATTTGAATTGGCCGTGTGTTACAATATTTTCCTGACTGTTGCCTGACGATCGGTGAACCGGCGAATGTCATTCAGACCATTCCTCGCCACGGGGGCCAAGTGGGCGCTACTCGTCGCCGCCACTTTCGCGTGTTCCTCAATCTGCCTCGCCCAGAGCGACCTTGAAGGCGACACCTCACAGGGCTCTCCGCCTTCGGTGGTGGAGAGGCCCTATCGAGAGCCGGCCCCGACTACCCGGGCGGAGGAGGAAGCCCCGAGTGGAGCGCCCGGAACCTCTTATCCGGAGGCCGAGGCGGTGCCAAAGCCGCCGCCCCCACCCCGGAAAACGTTTCCCTACGTGATCCGGTCCGGCGATTCGATGGCATCGATCGCGTCGATGTTCGGGCTTACGGCGGAGCAACTGGCCCACATCAATCATATGCATCCGGACGACGAGCTGATGGCGGGTGACGAACTCAAAGTTCCCAATCCGTTCATCGCGGAGGTAAACGGCCTGCAGGCGCAGGTGAAGACGCTCTCCGCTCAAGCCCAAAGCGCGCAACAGAAAGCGGACAGCGACGATCGCGAGTTGAGCGGCCTGCGCGACAAGGTTCAGGACCTCACTTCCGACAATCAATCACTGAACTCGAGCCTGCGTTTGCTCCCCTGGTGGCACGCAACCGCGTTGTCGACTACCGTCGCCGCCCTCATCATGTTCGGGGTCATGGTAGTCACGCTGTTCGAGTGGTGGCGGATGCGTCGGCGATACGTCGCGCTGGCTGGACTTGCAGACGATCTTGGGCGGCTTGACTACAAGTACAAAGCGATGCTCGCCAAAGCAGAATTGCGGCTCCAACAGCTCTACGGCAGGCGCCGCGGCGGGATGACCGAAGGACAGCCGCGTCCCAAAATGCCAGAAGAAATCGAGATCGAACGGCTGAACGAAGAACTCAGGGAAGTCCTGGAGCGTCATCTCACCCGACTCGGGGCTCGATCACGAACCCGCAAACGTGCGCTGTGGCGCGAACTGTTTGGCGGCGTCGATTCGCCGGTTGAAGCGCGTTCGGCTCGCCGGTAGCTGTCATCCAGGAGCGGGAATCAGCGCGGCGACCTTGTAATACATCCGCCGGAGGAAACGTGATGAAGAAATTCGCGACGGTTGCGCTCGGACTGATGCTCGCCACGGGCCTGGCCGGTTACCTGCTCGCCGCCGACAGTGCCGCCGAAAAGTCCGTCACAGGAACCCTGGAAGACAGTTACTGCTACGGATCGATGGGCGCCAAGGGCGCCAGCCACAAGCAATGCGCGATCGCGTGCGTGAAGAAGGGGATCCCGGTGGCACTGGTGGACACGAACGGCAACATTCATATTCTGCTGCCCGCGAAAAACGACCAACCCCTGCCGGACGACGTGTACTCGAAAATGGAGGACCAGGTCACGGTGACCGGAAAAGAGTACAGCAAGGGTGGGGTGAACTTTCTCACTGCCGAATCGGTAAAGTAGGCGCGTGCTGGAGAGGCTGTTCCCGGGAGCGGCGCATCTTCAGAACATCCACCCGCTGGTGGTGCACTTCCCGATTGCGTTTCTGTTCGGTGCCACGTTGCTCTACTTTCTGGGCGCCTTCTTGCGAAATGAGTCCATCACCGGCGCCGCGTTGTGGGTGCTCTTGCTCGGTGCGATCGGAGCCGTGCTCTCCGCGGGGACGGGTCTATACGCGAGCGCGGGCGTCATGATTGCGCCCTCGGTGCGAGACGCCCTGTTGCTCCATCACCGCAACCTGATGGTCGCGGTCACCGCGCTGACCGGCGCGCTGACCGTGTGGGCTTTGGTGGCCCGGCCGCTTCCGCGGCGCGGACGGTGGGCGTTTTTGTTGGGGTTGGTCGCGATGTGTGTGCTGATCGCACGAGGAGCGGATTACGGCGGCCGTCTGGTTTATGACTACAACGCGGGCGGCAATGCCTGCGGTCAGCCTATAGATTTCAGCAAGTAGAGCGTGGTTCGGAAAGGCGTTCTCCGATTTCCTTCCCGCGCCGCTATAACCGCCTGAGAGGTTTAGTGGAGGAGACAACGATGGCTTATTCTGCGCTGCTGGTGGATATCACGAATGGAGTCGCCACCGTCACACTCAATCGACCAGAGAAACTCAACGCCTACAACGCGGCGATGGGCGCAGAACTGTCGCAGGCATTCGCGGCGCTAGACGGCGACGATCAGGTGCGAGTCATTGTCGTTACCGGAGCCGGCCGCGCGTTCTGCGCGGGCGCAGACCTGTCGACTGCCGGCGGCGACACGTTCAACTACGATAAGCGTCGCGAACGCGGCGAGCTCCGGGAGGCGCCCGCGATTCGGCCCTGGAATATGAAGAAGCCGATCATCGCGGCGATCAATGGCCCCGCGGTGGGAGTCGGCATTACCTTGCCGATGCAGTGGGACATCCGGGTCGCTGCGGAGAGTGCACGAATCGGCTTTGTGTTCGTGCGACGCGGAGTGATTCCAGAAGCGCTCAGCCTGTGGACCCTTCCGCGGCAGATCGGCCTGGCCAGAGCCAACGAGCTGCTCATGACTGGAAAAATCATCTCCGCCCAAGAAGCGCTCGAATTTGGAATTGTGAGTCACGTTTGGACGGACGGGGAATTCAGGGCCAAAGTTCGTGAAATGGCAGAAGATATCGCGCTCAATACCGCGCCCGTTTCAGTCGCGATCACCAAGCGGCTCACCTGGGGACTGCTCGGTGAAGACGAAGTGGAAAAGGCGCAGAGCGTCGACTCGCGAGCGTTCCAGTGGACCGGCAAGCAGCCTGATTCGCATGAGGGTGTGAGCGCTTTTCTAGAAAAGCGCAAACCCGCCTGGAAGATGAAGCCATCAAAGGACTTTCCGGATTTTCTCTCCGAGATCAAATAGCTTCTCCCCGCTCCCTGGGAAGCCAGCACCTGACCAGGCTAGGCCTTCGGCTGCTCCCTGGATGAGATTGCTCACTTGAGACGGGTTCGCGCATACGCGAAAATCAGAAGCGGTCTACGGCACTGCGGCGTGGCGGGAAGCCAGCCCGGTCACCGGCCGCAAACACTGACCGATCAAAAGCAGAGATGAAAAACAATTCACTTCGCGGGGACACCGTTGTGGCCGGTCGCCGCGGCGTCGCACGACTCGCCGCTACATGGTGGCAGGCGACCACCGCGATCGCGCTGGCGATGCTTGTGCCGATCGCGCTAGCGAGTTTCGGATGCAGTTCGAAAAAGAAGGTTGAAGATATCGGGGCCGATGACAGCGCGACCGAGGCCGCCCCCGAACCGCAACCACCGCCTACTGCGACCGTCGAGATCAGTTACAGCCATCCCAAGGACTCGATGGAGCGCGCGACGGTGAGCAAGTATTTCGGCGCAGAAGTTATCCAAACGACTCAAACCCACTCCGGGCGTAGCGCCTCGGTGATTCGCTTCGATGGGGGAGTGCCAATTTGGGAAATCCGAGCGGATCGCGGCTTGGCCGGCCGCATTTCCGACATCGGCAGTTCCGGTTGGGCGGTAAAGAAACTCGAATACGGGAAAGTGCCGCCGCATTTTACCCAACTGCTCCCCGACGCGGGCCCACCTGAACCCCTCGACCGCGGGTCGTTCTATGTGTTCACAATCGAGCGCTCGTCGGGGACGGTCAGCTATCAGGCGGTTAAAGTGCAGGCCGACGGGTCGTTGCAGGCGTACGCGGCCCAGCCCCGGGCCGGCTCGAGTTTTCTCATCTGCTGCGGGCTCGCATCGGACTTCACCGAACCCGTAGTCCTGCCCGAGGAAATAACTCCGGACGAAACCGGGCAGGACAATTCTGCGCCGAGCGACCAGGGTGCCGAGCCGAGCGATTCCGGCGGCAACCCCTAGGCGATAACCCCTTTTATTCTCGAGCGAATCTTCCCGGCCGCCTTATCTGAATATATCTTCAGTTTTGAAGTACGGCTCGGAATTGACTTGTTATTCATAACCGATTATAGATTCAGCCAGTGGCTGAACCCTTAGAGAATCTCAGGGAGTCCGGGCCGAATCGGTTCGAAAGACGGCGCGAGAAAACCCGCGTCGACCTTTTGGAAGCGGCCGAGCGCGTGATTGCGCGCAAGGGTTACCATAACACCCGCATCGCTGACATTGCTTCTGAGGCAGACGTGGGCTTGGGTACGTTCTACCTTCACTTCAAGACCAAGAACGAAATCTTCATAGAACTGATAAATTACGGAGCTGGCCACCTGCGCCAGGAACTGGTCGAGGCGAAGGCCGGAATTCAGCATCCGGCAGAGAAGCTGCGAATTACCATCAACACCATCCTGGACGCGGCCGCGCAGGCGCCCGAATCGTTTCGCATCGTGTTTGGGCATGGCCCGGCATTCCTGGACCTGATGGTCCGCGTACACCAAACCTTCATCGACGATCTTCGTGTCGACCTGGAACCGGCGATTGGATCGCAAGCGGATGCGGTCGCGCATCTCACTATCGGGATGCTTTCACAGGCCATTACCTGGCTACTCGAGCGGGAAGATCTCTCGCTGGCGGAACTTAAGGAAACCACAGTTAATTTTGCGTTGGGCGGCCTGGAACGTGCGGCGTGCCCTGACGTTAGTTGATACCTGGAGGCGCTAATCGATGTTCACCGAGCGGACTGAAGTACAGACTCCTCTCAGCAACGTTTTCCACTGGAACTACGACGTATTGTTTCCCCAGATGGACCGGCTCTACGAGAACGCCAAACGCGATCAATGGAACGTGTCCACCACCATCAACTGGGATCGGCCAATCGAACGGGAAGTCATCGACATGTCGATGATGCCGATGTTTCAAACCGAGCTTTACCGATCGCTCAGCCAGGAGCGCAAGGATCAATTGATGCGCAAATTTGCTGCCTGGCGCCTTTCGCAGTTCCTGCACGGCGAGCAGGGCGCGCTTATGGTCTGCGGGCAGTTGGTCGAAGCGGCGCCGGACCTGGACGCGAAGATGTGTGCGGCCGCGCAGGTCATGGACGAGGCTCGGCATGTCGAGGGCTTCCGCAAGTACATCACCAAACTCGACAAGATCTATCCAATCGATCCTACGCTCAACCGGCTGCTGTGCGCGGTTATTGAGCACGAGCGATGGGAGCCCAAGTATGTCGGCATGCAGATCGTTGCCGAGGGCTTGGCCATCGCCGCCTTTCGCTTCATGCAGCGCGAGACCAAAGACCTCCTGCTCAAGGAGCTGCTGGAATACATCATGAAGGACGAATCGCGCCACATCGGCTTCGGAATGCTGGCGTTGCGCGACGCCGTGCGGAAGCTCAACGGCAACGAGAAGAAAGCTCTCGAAGACTTCGCTTTCACCGCCTGCGACATGATGGTCACCAAGATCGTCGACGGACAGCCCAAGGACGGGTTCCTTTCCGGTACCTCAGTGTTCGAGGAAGTGGGCATCTCCACGAAAGATGTCGAGACCGAGATGCAGCGCAATCCGGAGTGGGCCAAGGCCGAGGCTCAGATGGATCAGCAGTTCAACTCATTTCTGTTCGTCGATACGATCATCCCCTGCCTGCGTCAGCTGGACCTGATTAACCAGCGCACCGAGCCCTGGTACACGCAGCTCGGCGTCATGCAGATGGCATCGGCGGCCTAGTCGCCGCGTTGAAAGTGAAAAAAAGGCCCGCGAGTCGCCGGGCCTTTTTTTGCTTGCCCGGCATGACCGGGGACCCCGAGCTGAAAGTTCTCGGCGCTAGCGAGCACCTCGAATTCGCATCGCGCCGCCGGGGGCGGATCCGGCGGCCCGCAAGTAGCGCACGTCGCCACCCCTGTGCCCGTCCGGAAAACTGCGCAATCTGGATGGACTAGCGCAGTTCATCCAACGCGGACCCGTTCAGTCGATAGGTCGGCTCGTTGAACACGGGATCCATTTCCCCGGTTTTTACGAAGCCCAGGCTCAGGTAGAGCGCCGCAGCGTTAGTGTTGGTGCGGAAGCATACCAGCTGTACCGCGCGGCATCGCGGATAGCGTTTCACGATCGTCCGAAGCGTTTCGACGACCGCGGCGCGCCCGTAACCACGCCCCTGCTGTGGCGCATCGATCATGATGTCGTCGATCCAATATTCGTCTTCGCTGTGCGGGTCGCACACGATTGTTGAAAAGCCCACGATCGTGCCGTCAGCACTGATCAGGTGCGGCAGATGCTCGTACTGTTCGCCGAGGGCTTTGACGTAGCATCGCGTCACCGACCATGCGGGCGGCGATACGAAAGTCCGTTGCTCCGGCTTGAGCTGCAGCCGCCACAGCGCGCGATAGTTGGTGCGGTCGATGGGGATCAACGTGATCTGCATGGCTCATCGATTGTACCTCACGCTCAATATCAACGCTGCCGTGCCAAGGACTGCACCATGCGAATTACTGCGGCAGCGGCTCGGGCACTGAGAAATTCAGGCGAAGTGAACCCGGGAGGGAGTGAGGTTGATTTGCCGGCCAGCGACCCAAACACGCATCTGCGGAAGGGGTGGATGTTCGCGGGCTGGGAATGAACCGACTTCCGGTGAATCCGAGTCAGCTTTTAATCCTCCCTCAAGATAAGACGTCGACCCCGATCCTCACACTGCCAGGAATAACTCGCGCGAAGATTCTGCGGTGAGCTTTTTCACCGAGGTTATCTTGTCGGCGAACTGCGCCATCGAGGAAGTGTCAACCGAGCCCACGTCCACCAGCACGGCGAAGATCGTGAATTGCAGTGCGTCCTTACGCTCGCGCAGATGCGCCAGCCACTCGGGTGCGACCTGACATTCGCCGTCGGTGATCATGACGATGTCGCCGCGCTTGAGCTTGCGGTCTTCTAGCAACGCCATGGCGGCGTCGAGTGGTTGCTGAAAATCCGTGCCCCCTCCGGGAAAATACTCGGCCATCTCGATGACCTTGGCGAGTTCGGGTTCGTAGCGCCGCTCGCGGTTCAGGTCGAGAACCCGCAGCGAGCCTTCGCCGGAGGAAAAGAGGACCGCCCGAAACAGGCGGCGCTGCCGCCGTGCGATGTCCATCAAGGTAAGCCCCACCGCCTTTGCCCACAGTTCCTTCTCACCCTGCATCGAAGAGCTGACGTCGATACACACCACCATCGGGCCTTTGCCCTTTTGCTCGTCCTCGCGCAGCCAATACTGCAACACTTCCCCCTCGAGCAAACGGCGGCGGAAGTCCTGCACCAGCACTGGGTGATGCAGCGCGACCAGCTCGGAGGGAATTATCCTTCCCAGATCCGAGCCGCGTTCGATCCCGTATGCCTCACTGCTCCCGCGATCGAGGGTCTTGCGTCGAAGCGCGCGTGCATCCTGCTTCATCCTGCCGACCAGCCGAGCCAGTTCACCGAGCTTGCGGCTGCGGGCCAGATGGCGTCCGAGTTCGAGCCGCTGGCCGGCGTTCATCTTGCCGCCCTGGCCAAACTCGCGGCTGAAGGCATGACTATCTTCGGCGGCCCGATCGATATCCTGTGCAAGTTCCACGGACTTCACTTGCATCTGCTTCAACTCGCCGCGCCCACTGTTTTTCAGGTCACGTTCCATCTGGCGGGTCTTCTGGTTGAGACGCGCTTCCGAAACCTGCGCTCCGCGAGCTGCCGCCTCGACCATGGCGGCCAGCTTCTTCTTGTCTTCCGCCGATGCCTCGCGAGCGCCCTCGTTCCGATCGGTCATCTCCTGCGCCGCCTTTAACGTCTCCGCGCGCGATTCTAGGTCCTGCTCCTGATGCTCCAGATCCCAAAGATCGACTATCTCGTTGCGATTGATAAGCTTCTCCGACCGGATCATCTCGAGTGCGCGCTCGCCGAGGACCATCGCGGCGATGGCGGCCTTGTCCTCCTCCAGCAGCGTACGACTCTTGAGCGCCTCGAACGCGGGGGAGGGCAGCAGTCCTTCAAGGATTGTACGATTCAAGGAAGCCGACCGCCTGACGGCGTCGGGTTTTTGCCAAACCAGGTTGTACTTGAAAAGCGCGAGGAAAAGATCCGCCAACAAAGCATCGAAGTGTGGAACCAACCGCCCGCCCGCTTCCATTAGGTCAGTGGCGGACGGGGCGCCCGCGAGGATCTCGGACCATGCGCGACGGTCGTAGCCGTCGCTTTCGATCCACGACGTGTTCCGCGGCACCACCGGCAACTGAAGACGCCGGGCTTGTACGGCTTTGCTCCTACGTGCCATGCCTTCCCTGTGAAAGATTAGCCGACCTTCATTGGACCTGCCATTGCTTCTGATTGGCACTTGA
This region includes:
- a CDS encoding LysM peptidoglycan-binding domain-containing protein gives rise to the protein MSFRPFLATGAKWALLVAATFACSSICLAQSDLEGDTSQGSPPSVVERPYREPAPTTRAEEEAPSGAPGTSYPEAEAVPKPPPPPRKTFPYVIRSGDSMASIASMFGLTAEQLAHINHMHPDDELMAGDELKVPNPFIAEVNGLQAQVKTLSAQAQSAQQKADSDDRELSGLRDKVQDLTSDNQSLNSSLRLLPWWHATALSTTVAALIMFGVMVVTLFEWWRMRRRYVALAGLADDLGRLDYKYKAMLAKAELRLQQLYGRRRGGMTEGQPRPKMPEEIEIERLNEELREVLERHLTRLGARSRTRKRALWRELFGGVDSPVEARSARR
- a CDS encoding DUF2231 domain-containing protein; this translates as MLERLFPGAAHLQNIHPLVVHFPIAFLFGATLLYFLGAFLRNESITGAALWVLLLGAIGAVLSAGTGLYASAGVMIAPSVRDALLLHHRNLMVAVTALTGALTVWALVARPLPRRGRWAFLLGLVAMCVLIARGADYGGRLVYDYNAGGNACGQPIDFSK
- a CDS encoding enoyl-CoA hydratase-related protein; protein product: MAYSALLVDITNGVATVTLNRPEKLNAYNAAMGAELSQAFAALDGDDQVRVIVVTGAGRAFCAGADLSTAGGDTFNYDKRRERGELREAPAIRPWNMKKPIIAAINGPAVGVGITLPMQWDIRVAAESARIGFVFVRRGVIPEALSLWTLPRQIGLARANELLMTGKIISAQEALEFGIVSHVWTDGEFRAKVREMAEDIALNTAPVSVAITKRLTWGLLGEDEVEKAQSVDSRAFQWTGKQPDSHEGVSAFLEKRKPAWKMKPSKDFPDFLSEIK
- a CDS encoding TetR/AcrR family transcriptional regulator, producing the protein MAEPLENLRESGPNRFERRREKTRVDLLEAAERVIARKGYHNTRIADIASEADVGLGTFYLHFKTKNEIFIELINYGAGHLRQELVEAKAGIQHPAEKLRITINTILDAAAQAPESFRIVFGHGPAFLDLMVRVHQTFIDDLRVDLEPAIGSQADAVAHLTIGMLSQAITWLLEREDLSLAELKETTVNFALGGLERAACPDVS
- a CDS encoding ferritin-like domain-containing protein, with the protein product MFTERTEVQTPLSNVFHWNYDVLFPQMDRLYENAKRDQWNVSTTINWDRPIEREVIDMSMMPMFQTELYRSLSQERKDQLMRKFAAWRLSQFLHGEQGALMVCGQLVEAAPDLDAKMCAAAQVMDEARHVEGFRKYITKLDKIYPIDPTLNRLLCAVIEHERWEPKYVGMQIVAEGLAIAAFRFMQRETKDLLLKELLEYIMKDESRHIGFGMLALRDAVRKLNGNEKKALEDFAFTACDMMVTKIVDGQPKDGFLSGTSVFEEVGISTKDVETEMQRNPEWAKAEAQMDQQFNSFLFVDTIIPCLRQLDLINQRTEPWYTQLGVMQMASAA
- a CDS encoding GNAT family N-acetyltransferase, with amino-acid sequence MQITLIPIDRTNYRALWRLQLKPEQRTFVSPPAWSVTRCYVKALGEQYEHLPHLISADGTIVGFSTIVCDPHSEDEYWIDDIMIDAPQQGRGYGRAAVVETLRTIVKRYPRCRAVQLVCFRTNTNAAALYLSLGFVKTGEMDPVFNEPTYRLNGSALDELR
- a CDS encoding VWA domain-containing protein, yielding MARRSKAVQARRLQLPVVPRNTSWIESDGYDRRAWSEILAGAPSATDLMEAGGRLVPHFDALLADLFLALFKYNLVWQKPDAVRRSASLNRTILEGLLPSPAFEALKSRTLLEEDKAAIAAMVLGERALEMIRSEKLINRNEIVDLWDLEHQEQDLESRAETLKAAQEMTDRNEGAREASAEDKKKLAAMVEAAARGAQVSEARLNQKTRQMERDLKNSGRGELKQMQVKSVELAQDIDRAAEDSHAFSREFGQGGKMNAGQRLELGRHLARSRKLGELARLVGRMKQDARALRRKTLDRGSSEAYGIERGSDLGRIIPSELVALHHPVLVQDFRRRLLEGEVLQYWLREDEQKGKGPMVVCIDVSSSMQGEKELWAKAVGLTLMDIARRQRRLFRAVLFSSGEGSLRVLDLNRERRYEPELAKVIEMAEYFPGGGTDFQQPLDAAMALLEDRKLKRGDIVMITDGECQVAPEWLAHLRERKDALQFTIFAVLVDVGSVDTSSMAQFADKITSVKKLTAESSRELFLAV